The following coding sequences lie in one Oryctolagus cuniculus chromosome 7, mOryCun1.1, whole genome shotgun sequence genomic window:
- the SLAMF7 gene encoding SLAM family member 7 has translation MAGFPTLIMLLFLLCQRSVLEASGVRKELVCAQGESVTFHLNFTVKPIDSIVWTFNSITLVTIQPAEGDGNDTVIVSQSRNKERMYIPSGGYFLNLNKLMKNDSGVYRAEIHSSSFQFPITQEYGLRVYEYLSKPTVTMALQSNKNGTCMTNLTCSMEQGAEDVTYSWRALEQAANVSHNGSILPISWTLGEVDMTFICIARNPVSFNSSRPIFVQKLCEGAAGDPDSFIVYMYLLWVPILLCLLVLVLVFLNIRRERGKEAKEKKKRMDSQQEIPNFCPHSGENAEYVTISYPANTSPEEDPANMLYSTVQIPRKVENPPSLPGTPDTARQFSYENVI, from the exons TGTTGGAAGCCTCAGGAGTACGGAAGGAGCTGGTCTGTGCCCAGGGTGAATCTGTGACTTTTCATCTGAATTTCACAGTGAAGCCAATTGACAGTATTGTCTGGACCTTCAACTCCATCACTCTTGTCACCATACAGCCAGCTGAGGGAGACGGCAATGACACTGTCATAGTGTCTCAAAGTCGTAATAAGGAAAGGATGTACATCCCAAGTGGAGGCTACTTCCTGAATCTCAACAAACTCATGAAGAATGACTCGGGTGTCTACCGTGCGGAGATACACAGCTCATCATTCCAGTTTCCCATCACCCAAGAGTATGGGCTGCGTGTCTATG AGTACCTGTCAAAGCCCACGGTCACCATGGCTCTGCAGAGCAATAAGAATGGCACCTGCATGACCAATCTGACATGTTCCATGGAACAAGGAGCGGAAGATGTGACCTATAGCTGGAGGGCCCTGGAACAGGCAGCCAATGTATCCCATAATGGTTCCATCCTCCCCATATCCTGGACACTGGGAGAGGTAGACATGACCTTCATCTGCATAGCCAGAAACCCTGTCAGCTTCAACTCCTCCAGACCCATCTTTGTCCAGAAGCTCTGTGAAG GTGCTGCTGGTGACCCAGATTCCTTCATTGTCTACATGTATCTCCTGTGGGTGCCCATCCTGCTCTGTCTCCTCGTACTAGTGCTAGTATTTTTGAACATacgaagagagagaggaaaag AGgccaaggaaaagaagaagagaatggattctCAACAGGAAATTCCTAACTTCTGCCCACATTCAGGAGAGAATGCAGAATATGTCACAATCTCCTACCCTGCC AATACTAGCCCAGAGGAAGATCCAGCAAATATGTTATATTCTACTGTGCAGATACCAAGAAAG GTGGAGAATCCCCcctcactgcctgggacaccagacACAGCAAGGCAATTTAGCTATGAGAATGTCATCTAG